A genomic segment from Nitrospinaceae bacterium encodes:
- a CDS encoding response regulator translates to MAIPEKLASKKAFTTFEVAEICDVTPVTIQNWIDKEWLRAYRTPGGHRRVLREDLMAFLESRNIPHIFNERTGPPKVLVVDDEKNFTELIRDILLLDNSEYEIEIAHDGFRAGLLYANNKPDVVLLDLMLPGVDGFEVCRQIKQSGGGSNTTIIAITGLDDPSHKERIMNLGASHFLQKPADTAQIRDLVRQSVESRVSGTSS, encoded by the coding sequence GTGGCAATTCCCGAAAAGTTGGCTTCGAAAAAAGCGTTTACGACTTTTGAAGTGGCCGAGATATGTGATGTGACTCCTGTAACGATCCAAAACTGGATCGACAAAGAATGGCTCCGTGCCTACAGGACACCGGGTGGCCATCGACGTGTTCTTCGTGAAGATCTCATGGCTTTCCTTGAGTCAAGGAATATCCCGCATATTTTCAACGAGCGCACTGGTCCGCCAAAGGTGCTTGTGGTCGATGATGAAAAGAATTTCACTGAGTTGATCCGGGATATCTTGCTTTTGGATAACTCAGAGTATGAAATTGAGATAGCTCACGATGGGTTCCGGGCCGGGTTGTTATATGCCAATAACAAACCCGATGTTGTTTTGCTCGACTTGATGCTTCCCGGAGTGGATGGTTTTGAGGTTTGCCGCCAGATTAAACAAAGTGGCGGCGGCTCGAATACAACGATAATTGCCATAACAGGCCTGGACGATCCCAGTCATAAAGAGCGGATCATGAACCTGGGCGCCTCGCACTTCCTCCAGAAGCCGGCCGATACGGCGCAAATCAGAGACTTGGTTCGCCAATCAGTGGAGTCAAGAGTTTCCGGGACCTCTTCCTAG
- a CDS encoding PAC2 family protein, whose translation MEYLKIQEIPELRNPTLVLAFSGWNDASSAATTAATYISEELGGSEFASIDSDYFHNFQDARPLVSLDAEGQRQITWPTNTFYACRTPQLANDLIFFVGVEPHLQWQLFTRMIHSLAQKCDVRMAVTLGALLADVYHRSEVRITGSSTNIELATRLGLKRSGYEGPTGIVGILNNLFRDENLPAVSVWANVPHYVNVSPNPKAALALVRRLNEFLQIEVSVSELEMGSIDFDDKVDQALESNKAVKEYVEELKLRSEDENEDEDPSGGLPSGEDLAREVERFLRERGRGKDSGEDN comes from the coding sequence ATGGAATATCTTAAAATTCAAGAGATACCGGAACTCAGAAACCCCACCCTGGTGCTAGCCTTTTCGGGGTGGAACGACGCCAGTAGTGCCGCGACAACTGCAGCGACCTATATCTCAGAGGAACTTGGGGGCTCGGAGTTCGCCTCCATCGACTCTGATTATTTCCACAATTTCCAAGACGCTCGTCCCTTGGTGAGCTTGGACGCTGAAGGACAACGCCAGATTACCTGGCCCACAAATACATTTTATGCTTGCCGCACCCCTCAACTAGCAAACGATTTAATCTTCTTTGTCGGAGTCGAACCTCATCTTCAGTGGCAATTATTCACGAGAATGATTCATTCCCTCGCACAAAAGTGCGACGTCAGGATGGCCGTGACATTGGGCGCGCTCCTCGCCGACGTCTATCACAGAAGCGAGGTACGCATCACCGGCTCCTCGACCAATATCGAGCTCGCTACCCGATTGGGCCTCAAACGATCGGGCTATGAAGGCCCCACCGGGATCGTCGGCATCCTGAATAATCTGTTCCGCGATGAGAACCTGCCTGCCGTGAGCGTCTGGGCGAACGTCCCTCACTACGTCAACGTTTCGCCAAATCCTAAGGCAGCTCTAGCCCTAGTCCGCCGCCTGAACGAATTTCTCCAAATCGAAGTTAGTGTTTCTGAGTTGGAAATGGGCTCCATCGATTTCGACGATAAGGTTGATCAGGCCCTCGAATCGAACAAGGCAGTAAAAGAGTATGTGGAGGAACTCAAACTCCGGAGCGAGGATGAGAACGAGGATGAGGACCCCTCGGGAGGCCTGCCCTCGGGAGAAGATCTAGCTCGTGAGGTCGAGCGGTTTCTGCGCGAGCGTGGTCGAGGCAAAGATTCGGGCGAGGACAACTAA